A genomic stretch from Larus michahellis chromosome 7, bLarMic1.1, whole genome shotgun sequence includes:
- the INSIG2 gene encoding insulin-induced gene 2 protein isoform X2: MDRHLGEPHKFKREWSSVMRCVAVFVGINHASAKVDFANNIQLSLTLAALSIGLWWTFDRSRSGFGLGVGIAFLATLVSQLLVYNGVYQYTSPDFLYVRSWLPCIFFAGGITMGNIGRQLAMYECKVIAEKSHED; the protein is encoded by the exons ATGGACAGACATCTGGGAGAGCCACATAAATTTAAGAGAGAATGGTCCAGTGTAATGCGATGTGTAGCAGTCTTTGTGGGAATAAATCATGCCAGCGCT AAAGTGGATTTTGCCAACAATATCCAGTTGTCTCTCACGTTAGCAGCCCTGTCAATTGGACTGTGGTGGACGTTTGATAGGTCACGAAGTGGCTTTGGTCTTGGAGTAGGAATTGCTTTCCTGGCCACACTGGTGTCACAGCTTCTGGTCTACAATGGAGTTTATCA ATACACGTCTCCGGATTTCCTTTATGTTCGTTCCTGGTTGCCATGTATATTTTTTGCTGGTGGAATAACTATGGGCAATATCGGCAGGCAGCTGGCGATG tatgaATGCAAAGTCATTGCAGAGAAGTCTCATGAGGACTGA